The following is a genomic window from Thaumasiovibrio subtropicus.
ATAGCTGGAAAGCATAGCCAAGATATCGTAGAAACTTTAGGTTATGAGTATGGGCCAGCGGCGATTCATCGCGATGATATGGTCGTGATTTGATGTAATGGTCTTCCCTCGCACTAATCGGCATCGCAATGTGCCAAGATAGCGTTGATAAATCGCCTATCTAAAAACGAGGGAAGACCATGAATAAGTGTAAAACCATTGGTATCGATTTAGCAAAGAATACTTTTTACTTCATCATGTTGGACAAACAGGGTAAGCAAGTTGAGAGAAAGAAATTAAATCGACAACAGCTCATTGGCTATCTCTCGAAGCTAGAGACTTGTGTCATTGCGATGGAAGCATGCGGTACAGCGCATTACTGGGGACGAAAAATAGGCCAGCTAGGGCACTCTGTTGTATTACTTCCCGCTCAGCATGTGAAAGGCTATTTACGAGGCCAAAAGAATGACTATAACGATGCAAAGGCCATCGCAGAAGCGTGTCAGCACGGTGCGATTCGCCCCGTTGCGGTCAAATCCCTAGCGCAGCAAGACGACCAAACTTTTTTGCTCATGCGTCAACACGTGAGTAGTGACAGAAAGCGCTTAATCAATCATGTGAGAGGGTTGCTGGCGGAGTATGGGGTAGTGCTGGCGAGAGGAAGTCAGGTATTGCGTAAATCGCTGCCTTTTATTCTAGAAGATGTTGAGAACGGCTTAACCGACGAATTTCGAGCGCTTTTATTCAGGCAATACACACAACTCGAAAGGCTTGACGAAGAGCTACAGTGGTACGACGAAAGGTTGGCCGAAAAAGTGAAGCAAAAAGACGTTTGTCAGCGTTTGATAAAAGTGCCAGGTATTGGTCCCGTGGTGAGTTTTTCCTTAAGAGCCTGGATGGGAAGTGGTGAGCAATTTAAACGAGGGCGTGATGCGTCAGCAGCCTTAGGTTTAGTGCCCAAGCAATTTAGCACGGGAGGTCGAGAGGTATTGCTTGGCATTACAAAGCGAGGGAATCAGCAGTTAAGGTCATTCGTGGTTCATGGTGCAAGAGCGGTTGTGAGTCGAGCCGATGGCAAAACAGACAGGCTTAGTCAATGGATATTGCGGCTGGTTGAAAGGCGAGGTTTTAACAAGGCTGTGGTGGCGCTGGCGAATAAGATAATCCGTATCGCGTGGGTCATTATCTGTCGAGGAGAAAGCTATAAAGCGCCAGCGGCGGTTTAACAGAAAGATTTAACTAAAGCGTCACACACCAGATATTGCGTAGATAGCAGTTTAGATGAAAAACAGGTAAGACCAGCATATAGGGACCCTGATATACTCAAAGGTTTACCAAAACCGTTAATTTGATAAGGGCTATATGCGCGAAGTGTCATCAAGGCCAGAAGCCACACGAGCTTCACGCATAGGCCGGATATATGAAAGCAACCTGTCCCTTTTATCGACATTGGTATCTTGCCAATAGAGGGAAGACCATATATGAGTATATATTAAAGTGAATTAACACATGCAAGGAGACATCGTGGATCTGATTACTATGGGGCAAGCCGCCCAACAAGCCGCTTTTGAACTTGCCACTGCTTCAACCGCTCAGAAAAACAAAGCACTGTTGATTATTGCGGATGAACTGGAAGCAAATGCGGAGACCATTCTCGCGGCCAATGCGAAAGATTTAACAGCAGCAGAGGCGGCTGGGATCCCCGCAGCAATGCTCGATCGTTTAATGTTGAACACTGAGCGTTTGCAAGGCATTGCTGACGATGTCCGTAATGTTGTTGCATTGCCTGACCCTGTCGGTGAAGAGCTCGATGGACGTATCCTTGAAAATGGGATGAAGCTGGTACGTCGCCGCGTCCCTTTAGGTGTGGTTGGTGTGATTTACGAAGCGCGCCCGAATGTCACTATCGACATTGCAGCGCTTTGTTTAAAAACAGGTAATGCGAGTATCCTTCGTGGCGGTAAAGAGACCTTTCATTCCAACATGGCGCTGGTGGCGGTGATTCAAACCGCTCTTGAGAAAGCCGCGCTACCGATGGCATCTGTCCAGTATATCAGTCGCCCTGATCGTGAGCTGGTTTCCCAGTTGCTCAAAATGGATCAATATGTCGACATGATTATTCCGCGCGGCGGTGCAGGCTTACATCAGATGTGTAAGGAAAATAGCACCATCCCCGTCATCATTGGCGGGTTTGGAATAAGCCATATTTATGTCGATAAAAGTGCAGATTTGCCACGCGCTTTAGACGTAGTGGATAACAGTAAGACGCAACGTCCGTCGGCATGTAATGCGCTCGATACCCTTTTGGTCGATCGCGCTGTCGCCGCAGAGTTCTTACCGCTGCTGACTAGCCGTATGAATGAAAAATCTGTGACCCTCGTTGCGACTGAAGAGGCATTTGGGCTGCTAGAGGGTAAGGCAGATACCTTGCGTCTCGCCGAAGCGGGAGATTTTGATACAGAGTGGCTCAGCTTTACCTTGGGCATCAAACTGGTTGATGGTGTCGAAGAAGCAGTGACGCACATGCGAGAGCATAATGCGAGCCACTCGGATGCCGTATTGACGAATGATATTGGGGTTGCAGAACGTTTCGTGAATGCAGCTGGGTCTGCGGCCGTTTATGTTAATGCGTCTACACGTTTTACCGATGGCGCTCAGTTTGGCCTGGGTGCCGAAGTCGCGGTGTCTACTCAAAAACTGCATGCACGAGGCCCGATGGGGTTAACGGAGCTGACGAGTTACAAGTGGGTGGGTCAAGCTGACTATTTAATTCGCAGTTAGTCATGCGAGCTTGGAAATCACGTGAACTTGGAAACAAAAAAGGAGCCCATTGGCTCCTTTTTTTTGCGATGTTGACTGCCTTTGTTCTGCACTCACTCTAATCCAAGAATGAGGTCGAAGAGGCTTATTATATGTAGGGTAGTACGGAGTTTAGTGTTTGGCAGAGTACTTTTTCTTGTCTGCTGCTAACAACGCATCCAGCTCTCGGTTCTTTGGAAGTACCGTCATATTTGCTGTGTATTTTAACGCCATTATATTGCCGACCAGAACACTGATCACAACAAT
Proteins encoded in this region:
- a CDS encoding IS110 family transposase, translated to MNKCKTIGIDLAKNTFYFIMLDKQGKQVERKKLNRQQLIGYLSKLETCVIAMEACGTAHYWGRKIGQLGHSVVLLPAQHVKGYLRGQKNDYNDAKAIAEACQHGAIRPVAVKSLAQQDDQTFLLMRQHVSSDRKRLINHVRGLLAEYGVVLARGSQVLRKSLPFILEDVENGLTDEFRALLFRQYTQLERLDEELQWYDERLAEKVKQKDVCQRLIKVPGIGPVVSFSLRAWMGSGEQFKRGRDASAALGLVPKQFSTGGREVLLGITKRGNQQLRSFVVHGARAVVSRADGKTDRLSQWILRLVERRGFNKAVVALANKIIRIAWVIICRGESYKAPAAV
- a CDS encoding glutamate-5-semialdehyde dehydrogenase — translated: MDLITMGQAAQQAAFELATASTAQKNKALLIIADELEANAETILAANAKDLTAAEAAGIPAAMLDRLMLNTERLQGIADDVRNVVALPDPVGEELDGRILENGMKLVRRRVPLGVVGVIYEARPNVTIDIAALCLKTGNASILRGGKETFHSNMALVAVIQTALEKAALPMASVQYISRPDRELVSQLLKMDQYVDMIIPRGGAGLHQMCKENSTIPVIIGGFGISHIYVDKSADLPRALDVVDNSKTQRPSACNALDTLLVDRAVAAEFLPLLTSRMNEKSVTLVATEEAFGLLEGKADTLRLAEAGDFDTEWLSFTLGIKLVDGVEEAVTHMREHNASHSDAVLTNDIGVAERFVNAAGSAAVYVNASTRFTDGAQFGLGAEVAVSTQKLHARGPMGLTELTSYKWVGQADYLIRS
- a CDS encoding DUF2897 family protein: MALLFNPWVLSIVVISVLVGNIMALKYTANMTVLPKNRELDALLAADKKKYSAKH